GAGCTTGTAAAATATATCTCGTTCTTTTTCAGCGTCATCGGGGTCGCAACGGTCTCTTTTGGGGGAGCAAGGGCCATCTATCAGATATTTGAGAGATGGACCAAGAAACAGGCCATTGATGTCCATGGTGTCAAGGTCGGGTTCGTCCAGCTTATCATCCTCGGTCTGGACTTTTTCATCGCCGCGGAT
This genomic window from Methanomassiliicoccales archaeon contains:
- a CDS encoding DUF1622 domain-containing protein, translating into MSFFFSVIGVATVSFGGARAIYQIFERWTKKQAIDVHGVKVGFVQLIILGLDFFIAADILMSFIAPTLDDLVLLGTVVGIRTVLSFFLSRETKE